A single Tuberibacillus sp. Marseille-P3662 DNA region contains:
- a CDS encoding metal-dependent hydrolase family protein, with protein MKTKIENIALFDQMNQSLTQTSLLFDETGILDVGEHVNHQDTDHVISGEGLTGVPGLIDSHVHLSMDGNPDPFRERVENLEADDAYKAMRNATKQLESGVVTVRNVGSKYNVDIALRNAIAKGLVDGPRIAASGEPIVMTGGHAHSMAIEADGVDEVRKAARKQLKSGADLLKLMATGGVMTPGVDPNSPQLGEDELRAASVEATHAGKITAAHAQGIDGIKNTIRAGITTVEHGIYLDDEAIEMMLEYGTYLVPTLVAPYNIVEHGLDAGIPEYAVEKSKRVMARHQESFYKAYQAGVKIAAGTDAGTPFNFHGKFVKELELMVDNGMSPGDVLRSATLTAAQAMKIDAQTGSLEVGKACDLLIVEGNPLEDMASLRNVVAVYKEGQCLFNQKESSPSRTT; from the coding sequence ATGAAAACAAAAATCGAAAATATCGCATTATTTGACCAAATGAATCAATCGTTAACCCAAACCTCCCTATTATTTGATGAGACGGGCATTCTTGATGTTGGTGAACACGTTAATCATCAAGATACTGATCATGTCATCAGCGGTGAGGGGTTAACTGGCGTTCCTGGCTTGATAGACTCGCATGTTCACTTGTCAATGGATGGCAATCCTGATCCATTTCGGGAGCGGGTTGAAAACCTTGAAGCGGATGATGCTTACAAGGCGATGAGAAACGCGACAAAACAATTGGAAAGTGGTGTCGTGACTGTACGGAATGTTGGTTCAAAATATAATGTAGACATCGCCCTTCGTAACGCGATTGCAAAGGGACTGGTTGATGGGCCTCGAATTGCCGCATCAGGAGAGCCGATTGTCATGACCGGTGGCCACGCTCATTCAATGGCGATTGAGGCCGATGGTGTCGATGAGGTCCGTAAAGCAGCTCGTAAGCAATTAAAGTCAGGGGCAGATTTGCTCAAATTAATGGCAACCGGAGGTGTGATGACGCCGGGCGTTGATCCGAACTCTCCACAGCTCGGAGAAGATGAATTACGGGCTGCAAGCGTTGAAGCGACGCATGCAGGTAAAATAACCGCAGCTCATGCCCAAGGGATTGATGGGATCAAGAATACCATCCGCGCAGGAATTACAACGGTTGAGCATGGGATTTATCTAGACGATGAAGCGATTGAGATGATGCTTGAATATGGGACTTACCTCGTCCCAACGCTTGTCGCCCCTTACAACATTGTAGAACATGGGTTAGATGCAGGCATACCTGAGTATGCGGTTGAGAAGTCAAAAAGAGTTATGGCGCGTCATCAAGAAAGTTTTTATAAAGCTTATCAGGCCGGTGTGAAAATCGCTGCTGGAACGGATGCCGGGACACCTTTCAATTTCCATGGTAAGTTTGTAAAAGAACTTGAATTAATGGTGGACAACGGTATGTCACCTGGTGATGTTTTACGTTCAGCAACATTGACAGCGGCACAGGCGATGAAGATTGATGCGCAAACGGGATCTCTCGAGGTAGGTAAGGCGTGCGATCTCCTAATAGTAGAAGGGAATCCGCTTGAAGATATGGCTTCACTGAGGAATGTGGTTGCTGTTTATAAAGAAGGACAATGTCTATTTAATCAAAAGGAAAGTAGTCCCTCAAGAACTACGTGA
- a CDS encoding Gfo/Idh/MocA family protein, whose protein sequence is MKTVNVGIIGCGNISGIYFKTLPKFDIINVVGCADVDISKAESQADVYNIAKSCSVDELLSDLEVDIILNLTPPQIHTEISLKALNAGKHVYTEKPLATTIADGETIVKKAEEKGLLVGNAPDTFLGGGIQTCRKLIDDGWIGRPVAATAFMMNRGPEGWHPNPEFFYQAGAGPMFDMGPYYLTALINLIGPVRRVTGSTQISFPERTITSQEKYGSKIKVNTPTHVAGLLDFQNGAVGTIITSFDVMATQTPKIEVHGTEGSLIVPDPNTFGGPVYLRNGQSNHEWREIPLTHSYSENSRGLGVADMAYALASGRKHRANGAQALHVLEIMHGFHEASTQDQHYFVQNICDRPIPLPLGLRQGTLDD, encoded by the coding sequence ATGAAGACAGTCAATGTAGGGATCATAGGTTGTGGCAACATTAGTGGTATTTACTTCAAAACGTTACCTAAATTTGACATTATTAATGTCGTTGGCTGTGCGGATGTTGATATAAGTAAAGCCGAATCACAAGCTGACGTTTATAATATCGCGAAGTCCTGTTCCGTTGATGAATTACTGTCAGATCTTGAAGTAGATATCATCTTAAATTTAACCCCGCCGCAAATTCATACTGAGATCTCTCTAAAGGCCTTGAATGCCGGAAAACATGTGTACACGGAGAAACCTTTGGCGACGACAATAGCCGATGGAGAAACAATTGTAAAAAAAGCCGAAGAAAAGGGGCTGCTTGTCGGCAATGCCCCGGATACGTTCTTAGGTGGCGGTATTCAAACGTGTCGTAAGCTTATCGATGATGGCTGGATTGGCCGGCCGGTTGCAGCAACAGCGTTTATGATGAATCGGGGTCCGGAAGGTTGGCATCCGAATCCTGAATTTTTCTACCAAGCCGGTGCCGGTCCGATGTTTGATATGGGACCTTATTACTTAACTGCTCTTATCAATTTAATAGGACCTGTTCGCCGTGTCACGGGTTCGACGCAAATATCATTTCCTGAAAGAACGATTACCAGTCAAGAAAAATATGGATCTAAAATCAAGGTAAATACGCCGACCCATGTTGCTGGTCTACTAGATTTTCAAAATGGTGCGGTGGGTACGATCATTACGAGTTTTGATGTGATGGCGACACAAACGCCTAAAATTGAAGTTCATGGGACAGAAGGGAGTCTGATTGTTCCTGATCCGAATACATTTGGGGGACCAGTCTATTTACGTAATGGTCAATCTAATCATGAATGGCGGGAGATACCGCTCACCCATAGCTATAGTGAGAATAGCAGGGGGCTCGGAGTCGCGGATATGGCATATGCCTTGGCGAGTGGCCGCAAGCACCGGGCTAATGGTGCACAAGCTTTGCATGTGCTTGAGATTATGCATGGTTTTCACGAAGCATCAACGCAAGATCAACACTACTTTGTTCAGAATATCTGTGACCGGCCTATCCCCCTTCCTTTGGGTCTTAGACAAGGGACATTAGATGACTAG
- a CDS encoding carbohydrate ABC transporter permease, with translation MIRKIKKAPLYLLALILLVFTGFPFIYMISTSLKTQSHFFKEPFTLFSQIDYSSYLSVFDMGITRYFFNSMIVCLGAVLLVMLVGSLASYPLSRMSFRLNQPLFLLIISGMMLPIHTTLIPLFNFSQDIGIYDSLWALIGPYIAFSLPISVFILTQFMREIPKALEESAKIDGCSHFGIFRRIILPMLTPALMTVLIYNFVHLWNEFIFALVLTTSPENKTLPLGLQNFYSEFSINVPGIMAALTLASLPMILVYLFSQEKVVKGLSSGAVK, from the coding sequence ATGATCAGGAAGATAAAAAAGGCGCCGCTCTATTTATTAGCCCTCATATTGTTGGTGTTTACCGGTTTTCCATTTATATATATGATTTCAACGTCATTAAAAACTCAAAGTCATTTCTTTAAAGAGCCTTTTACTCTTTTTTCACAAATTGATTATAGTTCATACCTGTCTGTTTTTGACATGGGGATCACTAGGTATTTTTTTAATAGCATGATTGTCTGCCTCGGTGCGGTATTACTCGTTATGCTAGTGGGGTCGCTAGCTAGTTACCCTTTAAGCCGCATGTCATTTCGTCTCAATCAACCTTTGTTTTTGTTGATTATTTCTGGCATGATGCTGCCCATTCATACAACGCTAATTCCTCTATTTAATTTTAGTCAAGATATCGGTATTTACGATTCACTTTGGGCCTTGATAGGTCCATATATTGCATTCAGTTTGCCAATATCAGTCTTTATTCTCACTCAATTTATGCGGGAGATTCCTAAGGCCTTAGAGGAATCCGCTAAAATAGATGGCTGTTCTCATTTTGGGATTTTTCGGAGGATTATTTTGCCAATGTTAACACCAGCCCTGATGACGGTTTTAATTTATAACTTTGTTCATCTGTGGAATGAGTTTATTTTTGCCTTGGTGCTGACGACAAGTCCGGAGAATAAGACATTGCCATTGGGGTTACAAAATTTCTACAGTGAGTTTTCGATTAATGTACCAGGTATTATGGCAGCTTTAACTTTAGCGAGCCTGCCAATGATTCTCGTTTACCTATTTTCACAAGAAAAAGTAGTTAAGGGACTCTCAAGTGGAGCGGTTAAATAA